The window CAGCTGCTTTCCCAGCTTCACCACCTGCCTTAGTTGATGATCCTGCGTTAGCTGGACCTCCACCTGATTTACCGGCAGAAGATAAGCTATCAAGATGACCACCGGAAGCCTTATCGGCCATAGACCCAGGACCAGTATCAGACTTTTTATTTGCACTACTTGAATCTTTATACCTTCGAGTGCTTGCTAGTGGATCGAAAAGTTCACCCCCAAGTTTTGTCATGCGTTAATCTGTCCTTCTTGCTGAGGGTAAGTTGGTGTCGAATTTGATGCAACTTGCTCTGTTTCGCCCTCTATCTCACCAGACTGTTCTAGTTGCTCTTGTTTACGCATCTGTCTCTCCAGGAGTTGCTGTGGATTAGTGGTGATGAGCTGTTCTTCCATGGGGCTAGCTAGAATACGAATCACCACATGGTTTGAGCCGGCAAAAAATAGACCCTCACCAACCGGAAACTGAGTTAGGCGATTTTTTTCTTCGCTAGTGAGTTTAAAAGTTTCAGCAACAACATCGGCTGCCGAGGGTGCTTGCTTGAGTAATACCTGCAAGGAGCTATTGTTTACCACAGCTCGACCAAGTCGATCGTTTAAGAAGTCCTCCACATCTTGCGAGATGGTGGTAAGGCCTAAGTAATACTTTCGAGCGCGCTTTGCAATGGAGAACATAAAGGAGGCGGAGTCGGGGTGCTTCATGAGTTGCCAAGCCTCATCAACTGCAAGAATTCGCTTACGTTTGTCGGTTTTTACACGGTTCCAGATGTAATTTAAGGTGATGTACATCCCAATCGGACGCAGTTCATCTTCTAGATCGCGAATATTAAAGACCACAAATTTATTATCAAGCTGAACATTAGATTGTTGCGAGAAGATACCAGAGAAAGTTCCCTCAGTGTAGCGTCGGAGTCGAGCGGCGATTGCTGGGCCGGTTCCACCCATAGTAATGAGGGTGTTATATAGGTCGCTCATCACTGGTGGCTGACTTTGGTGCGTTAGAGGATCATTGGTAATACCTTTTTGGGCGTAGGTGTTTATGAGCGCAACATCTAAGTCCGCTTCTTCGGCTGGGTCGAGCTTGCCACACATCAGGCGCAACAGGCCGTGTAGCATAATAATATTGGCGCGCAAGGCATTGTCAGATTCTTCAGGGTCGACCGTGGTTGGAATATCAAACGGATTAATCCGCGTATCACTGGCGAGCGACAAATGCACATAGCTACCCCCCACAGCATCACAGAGGGTGCGATATTCATTTTCGGGGTCGATAATAATTATTTCAGCACCCAGCATAAGTGAGCGCAGGCACTCTAGCTTTACCGTAAAGCTCTTACCAGATCCAGATTTAGCAAAAACTACCATATTAGCATTTTCTAAACTAAAGCGATCG is drawn from bacterium and contains these coding sequences:
- a CDS encoding DUF87 domain-containing protein; this encodes MARKPKVDPAQQAAVDMAAAQQQEAERAYREGVLTLRDIIAPSSFTIENNYLIIGTRYVRTLFVYGYPRTLFTGWLSPIINLDEVIDISLNIMPVESRVVLENLKKKVGQLEASAQINAEKGKIRDPGLEAAIGDAEELRDKLQVGEERFFRFGLYITVYGKDIEELDLIQRKIESILGTSLVYTKPTSVQMEQGFNSTLPIGTDQLGIYRNMNTGSLSTSFPFTTAELSRNEGVMYGLNRHNNGLVLFDRFSLENANMVVFAKSGSGKSFTVKLECLRSLMLGAEIIIIDPENEYRTLCDAVGGSYVHLSLASDTRINPFDIPTTVDPEESDNALRANIIMLHGLLRLMCGKLDPAEEADLDVALINTYAQKGITNDPLTHQSQPPVMSDLYNTLITMGGTGPAIAARLRRYTEGTFSGIFSQQSNVQLDNKFVVFNIRDLEDELRPIGMYITLNYIWNRVKTDKRKRILAVDEAWQLMKHPDSASFMFSIAKRARKYYLGLTTISQDVEDFLNDRLGRAVVNNSSLQVLLKQAPSAADVVAETFKLTSEEKNRLTQFPVGEGLFFAGSNHVVIRILASPMEEQLITTNPQQLLERQMRKQEQLEQSGEIEGETEQVASNSTPTYPQQEGQINA